The region TTTTAAGGTAGCACGGAAAAGGTGACGCACCTTATAGCCCTCAGGGAACATGGCATCCAGTTCCTCATCTGTCAATGGACGATTCCTCTCGTCGATTTCCCTTTCCCAGCGCCAGGCCTGCAGCTGCTCTGGGGTCATACTCATCAGGTGACCTGAATGAATTCAGACATTAGTTACACAAAATCAACCTGTCACAACAATACTTAAGTAACTCTTTAGGACAGTGTAACAACATGTACCTGGAGTGGGTGTGGCCATATTCATGGCAGGTGTGCCAATAGGAGTCTTTCCTGGGGTAAGCAGAGGTGTAGAAGAGCCCATCTGACTGGCAGGGGTCTCATCCCAACGAGATTTTCTCTTGCTTGCTCCTGGCGTTGGTGTCTCTCCTACAGACtcatcacctctgtctgtgcgTGGAGTCTCAGCCCAGCCGCTACCATGGCCAGGAGTCTCTGAAAGAGGAGCAGAACTACTGCTTAACTTAAAAGTCTCATCTGTTATTATAACTGCACTTTTCTCCTAAACAATTACGGTCTGCATTTCTCCACAAATATGCAAGTATAGAAAAGGGGTTGTGCTTCATACATACAATTAAATAACATACCACACTTGGTATAGTATTTAGATAACTACAACactaacctctctctgtctttggtgTCTCATCCCAGCGGTTCTTGCGCACACTGGATGTCGCCCCTCCATGGCCAGGTGTAGCATGGCCAGGGGTGTCTCCACGGCCAGGTGTTGCAGCGCCAGCAGGAGTGTGACTGGGAGTAGGCTCCCACATGCGTGTACTAGGTGTGGCGCCGGGTGTCTCGCTGCCCTTGGGTCGGCCAGGAGTCTCATCCCAGCGACTGTTGGAAGGTGTGTGTCCAGGGGTCTGGAAAAGCAAGTAGGTAAGCTTTATGATCATCTGACCAAATCTGACCCCTGAACCTCAGCATGGGATTCCAGAATAATCATTACACATGGTTTAgttacaaaaaatgaaaatgaaatcaccTCCGTGACAGCATCTGCCTGGTCCCAGCTGGAGACCTTTTTGGGTGTGGCATTGCTGGGAGTCTGATCAGCTGTTTGATCCCAGCGTCGCTTACGTTTGGCTGTTGCAGCCTGGGAAGCAGCTGAGCCGTTCACAGCTTTCAGGTCCCCAGACTTAGCCTTCTCTGCTAACTGCatcctgatctctctctgtgggggCAGTGAGAGCACATGAGACAAGGAAACAACCCACACATACTTTTGTACATATTATGTGACACAGATATAATATTTTTATGAGGTATGAAACAGCTGAACTGCAATCAAGGAGTGGTGACATTACCTCTTCCTTGGACAGGTGTTGCTCTTTCATGACGTCCATGTATGTCCTGACCTGAAGCTTGggatctggtgttttaccccCTGCACGAAAGAGCACCAACAATACACAAGACTGTTAACcaagaaaaagactgaaaaaccTTTCCacacagaagaaacacacaacagcaatCAACTGCCCCTCACTATGCTGCACGGATCTTGCCTTTacaataggttttttttttttttttttaatttcctttcatttatcaAACTGAATCACAATACAGCCCTACACAGTACAAGCTAAACAGTCCTAGCAGTCATACAGTTAAGAACAGGCAGGTACATAgaggtttgtgtttctgttttaagaGGAGATAAGCAGAGGATATAGCCATCACTGATGCTGCGTCCTGGGCTGTGCTCTCCAGAATACGTACACTTTCAGTGCCAAGGGTCCTTCTGCAGTCAGACTTCAACCGGCAGAAAAGAAGCCTAGAAAATTTCTCTTTACCATTAGTAACACTTTGGAAAAGGGTttgaactcacacacaaaagcataccACCTGATGATGTTCACGTCActcatttataaaaaaataaaaaacaaaaaatcccccACTCCTATTCAAACCTTAAAGtgacccccccaaaaaatacagATGCTCCATGACTTGGAATAACAGTAGTTTAATGAAGCCAAGGCAGATGGTAAGGTCCAAAGAATGGCTGGAATGGAAATAGATACCTTGGCTTCCCTTTTGGAGCGGAACAGGGGACTTTGGAATTGTTtaacaaaattaatttaaaaaatctttaTCCTAGAAAAATTATTCTAGCCAAAAATAAAAGCTGATGAGTCAAAATCAAATGATGACTGGGGTTGTAGGGTCAGGATGAAGCTGAATAGTTTTCCTTCTCATTGACATTAAGGTCTGAGATTATAAAATTGCCGAGcccatgtttgttttttttctgaaaaggaCCCGCTGCCTTCATATTTGGGCTGAATGACCCCAACAGGGCCCTGACAAAATTcgcttctgtttttgttcaccATAACCTACACAGGATGAGTTGCTGCACCCTTAAGAGAGAGTGCAGACAGGACTGGCAAAGCAGTACTGCTGTAGGAGAGAAATTAAGGACAGTTAGTATGGGCCTGTGGAATAGTGGTACACAGATTTCTTTATATATTTCTATTTTATGTAGCTACAAAATagaaatatatttacacaataacttctaataaaatatttgtctgccaggatttttgtctttttacatgCAGGCTGGTTCCACCCTAATAACCTTTATATGAGGCCTCTTGTATGCGTGTCTACTTTATCTGGGAAAGTTTTCGTTTACTCTGATTTAAAACTGCAGAGCATAATGGGAAGGGAAATCCAGAAAACCAAATGGCCAGCAAGCCATGCCCATTCAGTTAGTTAGCTTAGGTAATCAatctcaaatttttttttccacaatggTAAGTGTCCTTCAATGAAAACGCCAATATAATGTTGTTTCAAGAGACGAAATATCAATCGTGAATATACACTAATTTGCCATCTATGCGATCCACCTCAGAGGtagttctgaaaaaaaatcatgtgtgCGCAGGTTTTGCGGTGGTCTGCCTTCATCAGGTACCCAATCTAATTACCGAAGCCATTTAAAGTTTAATGCTCAGCCAGTAAAGGTTGGGCTCAAGTTGGGGTCATGTATAGCTTTGAATAATAAACACAGCTTTATGGAGTTCCCATGGATTTGTAAATGCAGCCTGTTGGAACTATGAGGGCTGCTTAATACCACTGGCTATTCTGGATTTTAAATATTGTGATTGAGGGTTAATACAAAGCATGTCTGCCGTTATATGTAAGCCAAGTCTAAGTCAGTTTAACATGTGAACAAATGCCCTTTGGCAAAGAGGCACAATGCACCTCCCTTGATAATAAATGTCTTGAACATTAGACCTTGTGtccaagccaagaaaaaaagacctaGGATCTATTAATAGTACTGTGACTCCATTACTCTGAAATGGAGCCTCGAGTGTGCTATTCTAGAATAGGTCTTGAGCTGTATCCAAATGAGTGACCAATTCAAATGTGTTGAAGCTGGACCTTCCATCAGTGTACGAACTGCTGCCTGAGTAATACTAACAGAAGCCAACAATGGAGATACCGCCTACTGTGCAGAGCTCTATGGTAGTAGTagttcccaaaaaaaaaggtaaatgaaaAGTTGGTCTACAAAATTAGGAACTGAATTTTCAAGGCTCTGGAATACAAGTTATGAGAACATGGGATGTACCATTGTTGGAATGCCTAATAAATGGCACCCAGAAGCCACCCTGTCCTTTACGTAATGTCATGtcctgccctgtgtgtgtgtgtgagagaaggttTAACGGATCATGGGTACAAGCTTTAATCACCCAACACCCATGGCACCTCTGCTGCAGCCACAGGACATATAGTGACAAAGTGTTTTGGTTGTCGGACTGCTTCAACTGATTCAGTGGTGTTCTGAGTACTTCGGATATTTGCCTGCGGTCTctaccacacccacaacactTGATAATTTGACAAAGTTCCATTAACCCTTCGAGACAAAGACACACCTACCTGCTACCCAAGTCTTGTTGGGTACACTagcacatatataaatatatatatgtgtatgcatgcaccCAACTAACACTCCCCAAAAACAGACTGCACCTCTACGCCAGCAGGTCATGCAGGCATTCTCTCAAATTTAGAGACTTTGAAACAAATTGCAAATATATCCAACAAATTTGTTACAAGAATAGATACTTTTGttgtcagagagagcgagagagacacgCGGGACAGGTCAGGTCTGGGGAGCAAGATGCTGGGTAATGCTCGAAGGGTTAAAACACTTTAAAGCTGGTTTGAACCAGTCTATGGTGTAACTGTACTGGCAATCATGAGCACACAtgatacagatacagatcaggatgaagaaagagagggggggggggctatggTAAGAGAATAGTGGAAGGAAATTTACCATCTGCAAAGGGGTCGTGTCGCTCTGGGGAGATGATCATCTGTTGCCTGCGTCTCTTATACTCGTCCTCACGGTCCGCGATCTTCTGTGGTCGGTGCTCCGCGAAGGGATCATACtgttaaagacaaaaatgaaaacatttttactcATCTCCACTTGTACTCAGCCCCATTTCCACTTTTTTAAACCAAATCTGTGAGACTTCAGATTCAGAAGGCATCACTAACCTGCTCGTCTGACTGTGGAATGGCATTAAGTATTGCCACCGGAGCATGATACCCTGGCTTCTTCTGTCCGAGCAGACTTGTGGAGGAATCCTCTTCGTCATCCTGgaatgagagataaagagtCTTGTTAAGCATGCCATATCGAGGCCCTCCCAACTCTAaccaaacaaatatataaataagtccATCTGATAGTGACTAATGGTCTTGGAGTAGCACTCAACATTGGGGTAATGGAAGGGTTGTCTGGCCCATTTGAAACACTATATCAAGGGAACATACATCTTCCTGTTCGTTGGCAGCGATTGAAGTGACATAGCCAGCAAAGCGGCTGTCACTGCCTCCATAGATCTCCTGGTCGTAATAGCCAGTAGAGTCCAATCCAACACCCTGCTCACCCTCCTCCACCAGGGCAGCCTTCATACCCTGGATCTCCAGGATCTGGGCCTCGATATCTGTTGACAGATAAcagttcaaatacatattttacgTCAGTAACTGAAGAACAACACGCAGCTTTGTTTACAGATGCGTTTTCATTCAAGCCTGTATAACAATGCCTCGCAGCCCTGAATTCTCgaaaaacatttctcttattgtctctttgtttctgttacATCAAGTACCAATTTAAATACTTCCACTCGATTCACCCTGGGAAGAATCAAGGATTCTAATAACATGGAGATGCTGttcacagaaaacattaacTGGCAACCCCAGAGTTCACTGTCttgtaaaataagtaaatatatgCAAAGTATTCATTCACGGTCAGAGAAGAGTACAATTAAACACCATACACCTACATTATTAGTCGTACTAAAGGTTCATAATTCCCCCATAATTAAAATCAATCAATATCAATATTCTACATTGATATCGAGTTCACAATGTATCATtatctgaaacagaaacaacaaaatggaATATGTTGTGCTCTAATGCTTGTTTCATAGTGTAGAACAAACCATTAATACAGTGCTACTCTGCAGTTTAAGTTGGTATACTTAGTGTAACTAAATAGAAGAAACTTGTAAAACTCGTACACGACACACATATGGGTTACGACATTCAACAGGAGGCGGGAACATTAAATTTAAGGCCACAGACAGACTTCCAActcgagacagacagacctcaaACTTCAAACGATATTTCTCCGCTAGATTCGAATCAGTTGCTTTTGACGTGGCCACTATCAGTCAC is a window of Chanos chanos chromosome 10, fChaCha1.1, whole genome shotgun sequence DNA encoding:
- the sf3b1 gene encoding splicing factor 3B subunit 1 isoform X8; its protein translation is MAKIAKTHEDIEAQILEIQGMKAALVEEGEQGVGLDSTGYYDQEIYGGSDSRFAGYVTSIAANEQEDDDEEDSSTSLLGQKKPGYHAPVAILNAIPQSDEQYDPFAEHRPQKIADREDEYKRRRQQMIISPERHDPFADGFFSAG
- the sf3b1 gene encoding splicing factor 3B subunit 1 isoform X7; this translates as MAKIAKTHEDIEAQILEIQGMKAALVEEGEQGVGLDSTGYYDQEIYGGSDSRFAGYVTSIAANEQEDDDEEDSSTSLLGQKKPGYHAPVAILNAIPQSDEQYDPFAEHRPQKIADREDEYKRRRQQMIISPERHDPFADAVLLCQSCLHSLLRVQQLILCRLW